A part of Aegilops tauschii subsp. strangulata cultivar AL8/78 chromosome 2, Aet v6.0, whole genome shotgun sequence genomic DNA contains:
- the LOC109742377 gene encoding uncharacterized protein — protein sequence MSPSTVAFPVDPPLPIQSCEHPIIKTKLRTDFDHPRSNFGLPNPIDRPPGQEFEFKMGNCFHTAQGRRGVDAVRCTKKSAVPVEEEEEKATPPVKEVKIRITRKQLEDLLRRLDQEDGCSGAVISELLCMTSGSNFRHRGQAAQWTPALQSIPE from the coding sequence ATGTCCCCCAGCACGGTCGCCTTCCCAGTAGATCCGCCACTTCCCATCCAATCCTGCGAGCACCCGATCATCAAAACCAAACTGCGCACCGATTTTGATCACCCCCGGTCCAATTTTGGCCTTCCAAATCCAATCGATCGCCCGCCTGGCCAAGAATTCGAGTTCAAGATGGGCAACTGTTTCCACACAGCTCAAGGTCGTCGCGGCGTCGACGCCGTGCGTTGCACCAAGAAGAGCGCGGTgccggtggaggaggaggaggagaaagctaCTCCACCGGTGAAGGAGGTGAAGATCAGGATCACGAGGAAGCAGCTGGAGGACCTGCTGCGGCGCCTCGACCAGGAGGATGGCTGCAGCGGCGCCGTCATCTCGGAGCTCCTCTGCATGACGAGCGGCTCCAATTTCCGGCACAGGGGGCAGGCCGCACAGTGGACGCCGGCGCTGCAGAGCATACCGGAGTGA